A portion of the Luxibacter massiliensis genome contains these proteins:
- a CDS encoding MptD family putative ECF transporter S component has protein sequence MNVKRDNNKLQARDYINIGIFSAILMVLYLVAAMMNLTPATYMVYSPATALLGAIPFMFIATKIPKKGTILLFAVVPFLYFLLLAGTEGMIVALFVALFAIIAEVILGNDRKNFKRLLISYVCFACWNAVGGQFRLFVFTDAYLDFGKKSGLNETYIAYLRAHATYLNWGIIIVVSIICAVIGVFVSRLIFKKHLAKAGIL, from the coding sequence ATGAATGTTAAAAGAGATAATAATAAATTACAGGCAAGAGATTATATAAATATCGGTATTTTTAGTGCCATACTTATGGTCCTATATTTAGTAGCAGCGATGATGAATCTGACACCGGCTACATACATGGTATATTCACCGGCCACAGCTTTATTGGGGGCAATCCCTTTTATGTTCATAGCTACAAAAATACCCAAAAAAGGGACAATTCTGTTATTTGCCGTTGTGCCGTTTCTCTACTTTCTTTTGCTGGCAGGAACAGAGGGAATGATCGTGGCATTATTTGTTGCACTGTTTGCTATAATTGCGGAAGTTATACTCGGCAATGATAGAAAAAATTTTAAACGGCTTTTAATTTCTTATGTGTGTTTTGCATGCTGGAACGCAGTGGGAGGACAATTTAGACTATTTGTATTTACAGATGCCTATTTGGATTTTGGCAAAAAAAGTGGGTTGAACGAAACTTACATTGCGTATCTGAGAGCTCATGCAACTTACTTAAATTGGGGGATTATTATTGTCGTAAGCATTATTTGTGCAGTTATTGGTGTATTTGTAAGCCGCCTGATATTTAAAAAACATCTGGCCAAAGCGGGGATATTGTAA
- a CDS encoding ABC transporter ATP-binding protein yields MQSNSEQAGLSYLFALAGKHKKSLIIAIICSVFSGLCSFIPYLMVFRTMMFLFSENGNMDIVMGYGLWSVVAIVLRFIFQTLSMTLTHVGAYSTLYEVRKRLCNHMGEINLGFYTDNSSGEVKKVLTEDVERLEKFLSHQIPDIVVAIVVPLTVLMYLFTVNMWMSFVLIIPILLTFLGQFLMLYLSKKPMETFYGLAGQQSAVIMQFINGMPIMKTYNLTADSFKNYAVTVEKYEKAWWDVAKWASPMSAVMNVLIESGLFFTLPLGGYLYLKGNLELSSYIFFVIMSIVFLSSYSNLMNFAQIFSQISSGVDRIKEILDIPSMKDNGKKLKQDSDHKILFEHVSFSYGEQEVLHDINLTLPQGTLTAFVGASGAGKSTAAQLIPRFWDVTKGCIKIGDIDIREIKNHSLMDHVSFVFQDAFMLEDTMYENIAVGKTGCSKEEVMKAAKAAQIHDFIMGLPAGYETHIGSEGVKLSGGERQRICIARAILKDAPIIIFDEATSFTDIENEHKIQVALENLLKGKTTIMIAHRLHTIIYANKICVFDDGYMVESGKHDELIAIQGLYEKMWDTYTQNEMGVKKVCLK; encoded by the coding sequence ATGCAAAGTAATTCCGAGCAGGCAGGTCTATCTTATTTATTTGCACTGGCTGGAAAACACAAAAAGTCACTGATAATCGCAATAATTTGCAGCGTTTTTTCAGGATTGTGTTCTTTTATCCCCTATTTAATGGTTTTTAGAACCATGATGTTTTTGTTTTCGGAAAATGGAAATATGGATATCGTTATGGGATATGGATTATGGTCGGTAGTGGCCATTGTGTTAAGATTTATTTTTCAAACACTCTCGATGACATTAACTCATGTTGGTGCATACAGCACTCTGTATGAAGTGAGAAAACGGTTGTGTAACCATATGGGGGAAATAAATCTGGGGTTCTATACTGATAATAGCAGTGGTGAGGTAAAAAAGGTTCTCACCGAAGATGTGGAACGGTTGGAAAAATTTCTTTCACATCAGATACCGGATATTGTAGTTGCGATTGTTGTACCATTAACTGTTCTGATGTATTTATTTACGGTAAATATGTGGATGTCCTTCGTGCTTATTATACCTATCCTATTAACTTTCTTGGGGCAATTCCTAATGTTATATTTATCCAAAAAGCCAATGGAGACATTTTATGGACTCGCTGGACAGCAAAGTGCGGTAATTATGCAGTTTATTAATGGGATGCCAATTATGAAAACATACAATCTTACTGCGGATTCCTTTAAAAATTATGCTGTTACAGTTGAAAAATACGAGAAAGCGTGGTGGGATGTAGCAAAATGGGCTTCCCCTATGAGTGCTGTTATGAATGTGCTTATTGAATCAGGTTTGTTTTTTACATTGCCGTTGGGAGGTTATCTATATCTGAAAGGTAATTTAGAACTATCCTCCTATATATTTTTTGTGATAATGAGTATTGTCTTTTTATCCTCATATTCGAATTTGATGAACTTTGCACAGATATTTTCACAGATATCTTCTGGGGTTGACAGAATCAAAGAAATCCTGGATATCCCATCCATGAAAGATAATGGAAAAAAACTGAAACAAGATAGCGACCATAAAATCCTGTTTGAACATGTTTCGTTTTCCTATGGAGAGCAGGAAGTGCTCCATGATATTAACCTTACTCTGCCCCAGGGGACTTTAACAGCATTCGTAGGCGCATCCGGAGCAGGTAAAAGTACTGCCGCACAGTTAATCCCCAGATTTTGGGACGTAACAAAGGGGTGTATTAAAATTGGAGATATAGATATCCGGGAAATAAAAAATCATAGTCTTATGGATCATGTATCTTTTGTATTCCAGGATGCATTTATGCTGGAAGACACTATGTATGAAAATATTGCTGTTGGCAAAACAGGCTGCAGTAAAGAAGAGGTGATGAAAGCTGCAAAGGCAGCGCAGATACACGATTTCATTATGGGATTGCCGGCTGGTTATGAGACACATATCGGCAGTGAAGGAGTCAAACTATCCGGGGGTGAGAGACAGCGGATATGTATCGCCAGAGCGATACTTAAAGATGCTCCTATTATTATTTTTGACGAAGCTACGAGTTTTACTGACATAGAAAATGAGCATAAGATCCAAGTGGCTCTTGAAAATCTTTTGAAAGGCAAAACTACGATAATGATAGCACACAGACTGCATACGATTATCTATGCCAATAAAATTTGTGTTTTTGATGATGGATATATGGTGGAAAGCGGCAAACATGATGAATTGATAGCGATTCAAGGATTATATGAAAAAATGTGGGATACATATACGCAAAACGAAATGGGGGTGAAAAAAGTATGCTTGAAATGA
- a CDS encoding GreA/GreB family elongation factor: MHDKLTKSDVEKIRAEIEHRRLVVRKEAIEAVKEARAHGDLSENFEYHAAKKDKNKNESRIRYLERMLKTAVIVDDSSREDEVGINNTVELYFEEDNEVETYRLVTSVRGSSIHGLISIESPIGKAILGKKLNDRVYVKVNEEFGYYVVIQRIINTNNDEDDKIRSF; this comes from the coding sequence ATGCATGATAAGCTGACAAAGAGTGATGTGGAGAAAATACGTGCAGAAATAGAGCACCGCAGGCTGGTTGTGCGCAAGGAAGCCATTGAGGCAGTCAAGGAGGCGCGCGCCCATGGGGATTTAAGCGAGAATTTTGAGTACCATGCTGCGAAGAAGGACAAGAATAAAAATGAGAGCAGGATCCGCTACCTGGAGAGAATGTTAAAGACAGCAGTCATTGTGGATGATTCCTCCCGGGAAGATGAGGTGGGAATTAATAATACAGTTGAGCTATACTTTGAAGAGGACAACGAAGTGGAGACATACCGGCTGGTGACATCTGTCAGGGGCAGCTCCATCCATGGCCTGATAAGCATTGAATCCCCCATTGGAAAAGCAATACTGGGGAAAAAGCTAAATGACAGAGTGTATGTAAAAGTGAATGAGGAGTTCGGGTATTATGTAGTGATCCAAAGAATCATCAACACGAACAACGATGAGGATGATAAAATCAGGAGTTTCTGA
- a CDS encoding alpha/beta hydrolase, with protein sequence MRYEVIGIQVKGSAQDTKFCAYILDSSKQFQAGFNRPMIILCPGGGYGMTSDREAEPVAMRLLSFGYHVGILRYSVAPARFPTALLELAEAMKLVHANAKGWNVDSSQIFVQGFSAGGHLAACLGVFWDKPFLGREAGAKPDILRPRGLILNYPVITSRKKYAHKGSFRNLLGGQYEEMKKQVSIERQVTLHVPPCFIWHSFSDQSVPVENALLLANALKKAGVSTELHIYSKGGHGVSLGDETTADLDGGKMCKSVQSWIELLHTWLQAMCHKPGA encoded by the coding sequence ATGCGCTATGAAGTGATTGGCATACAGGTAAAAGGTTCCGCACAGGATACTAAATTTTGCGCATATATACTGGATAGCTCTAAACAATTCCAGGCAGGATTTAACAGGCCTATGATTATTTTGTGTCCCGGAGGCGGGTATGGGATGACAAGTGACAGGGAGGCAGAGCCTGTTGCCATGCGGCTTTTGTCCTTTGGGTACCATGTGGGGATCCTGCGGTACTCTGTGGCGCCCGCCCGGTTTCCCACGGCGCTTTTAGAGCTGGCAGAGGCTATGAAGCTGGTACATGCAAATGCTAAAGGGTGGAATGTGGACAGCAGCCAGATTTTTGTCCAGGGTTTTTCCGCTGGAGGGCATCTGGCGGCCTGTCTGGGGGTGTTCTGGGATAAGCCGTTTCTGGGCAGAGAGGCAGGGGCAAAACCGGATATTTTAAGGCCCAGGGGCCTGATTTTGAATTATCCGGTCATCACCTCCAGAAAAAAGTATGCCCATAAAGGAAGCTTTAGAAACCTTTTGGGAGGACAGTATGAGGAAATGAAAAAGCAGGTTTCTATAGAAAGACAGGTGACCTTGCATGTGCCCCCCTGTTTTATTTGGCATTCATTTTCTGATCAGAGCGTACCTGTGGAGAATGCCCTGCTGCTGGCCAATGCCCTGAAAAAGGCAGGCGTATCCACGGAACTGCATATATACAGCAAAGGGGGGCATGGAGTGTCTCTGGGAGACGAGACAACGGCAGACCTTGACGGCGGTAAAATGTGTAAATCCGTGCAGTCCTGGATAGAACTGCTCCACACCTGGCTTCAGGCCATGTGCCATAAGCCGGGCGCCTGA
- a CDS encoding ABC transporter ATP-binding protein has translation MLEMIRNIRLIAGRDAKCMIPTVFLSILDSFLNSGMYCVMILILLELSENKFTVVKLKGYSTALVCIFIVRCVIQALSYTKAQHDGPIISKKLRLSIGNHVRSLNLGFFNQNTQGKLNAVLTTDINDFETILTHCVCDLVKIIAFTILSLFIAISVDWKFGLVIAAIVILALPLLSISGKRSSKNSEKVHTANQNVVSRLVEYITGIKTFRLYNITGNKFKRLDDALKELKKQSINMELSVLPLSLSFSVVTSLLIPASLILGTYLLKVSNIEPMYFIAVLLISVSLSSMMTALSSLFPQVRSLNRAAENIKDVLAQKPFAYHKETIDDLKGSIIFKNVSFGYTKNDTVLNNVSFTAESGTTTALIGPSGSGKTTIVSLLSRFWDVSSGKITVDGINIKDISPDALTSEMAVVFQDVYLLQDTILNNIKVGNPNASMEEVTSAAKAAHCHEFIIKLEKGYDTMVGEGGSTLSGGEKQRISIARALLKDAPIVLLDETTSSLDADNEREIQKAFDTLMKGKTVLVIAHRLNTIVNADNIIVLEKGKIKESGTHNQLIRQNGWYSRMVAEQQLAEQWSVKK, from the coding sequence ATGCTTGAAATGATCCGTAATATTCGATTAATTGCCGGCAGAGATGCAAAATGCATGATTCCTACTGTTTTCCTCTCCATACTTGATTCGTTCTTAAATTCAGGGATGTACTGTGTAATGATCCTTATTCTGCTTGAATTATCGGAAAATAAATTTACAGTTGTAAAATTGAAGGGGTATTCCACAGCTTTAGTATGTATCTTTATAGTCCGTTGTGTAATCCAGGCATTGTCATACACAAAGGCACAGCATGATGGACCGATCATATCAAAAAAATTAAGGCTTTCCATAGGGAACCATGTAAGAAGCTTGAATTTAGGGTTTTTTAATCAGAATACCCAGGGAAAACTGAATGCTGTTCTTACAACGGATATTAATGATTTTGAGACGATATTGACACATTGTGTATGTGATTTAGTTAAAATTATCGCTTTTACGATCCTGTCTTTGTTTATTGCAATAAGTGTTGACTGGAAATTTGGTTTGGTCATAGCTGCAATCGTAATTCTGGCATTACCGCTGCTCAGCATTTCGGGGAAACGGTCCTCAAAGAATTCAGAGAAGGTACATACAGCAAATCAAAATGTAGTTTCCAGGTTAGTTGAATATATAACGGGGATTAAAACATTTCGTTTATATAATATCACAGGCAATAAATTTAAAAGGCTGGATGATGCTCTGAAAGAGCTGAAGAAACAATCCATCAATATGGAGCTGTCTGTCTTGCCCCTTTCATTAAGTTTTTCAGTTGTAACGTCATTGTTAATACCTGCTTCATTGATTTTGGGTACTTATTTATTAAAAGTGAGCAATATCGAACCTATGTATTTTATAGCAGTGCTTTTGATCTCTGTTTCACTTTCAAGTATGATGACGGCGCTTAGTTCGTTGTTTCCACAAGTGCGTTCTCTGAATAGGGCTGCTGAGAATATTAAAGATGTGCTTGCACAGAAGCCGTTTGCGTACCATAAAGAAACAATAGACGATTTAAAAGGCAGTATCATATTTAAAAATGTTTCTTTTGGCTATACAAAGAACGATACTGTTTTAAACAATGTATCATTTACTGCAGAATCTGGCACCACTACAGCGTTGATCGGACCATCAGGATCTGGGAAGACCACAATTGTAAGTCTGCTTTCGCGTTTTTGGGATGTCTCATCCGGGAAAATAACGGTTGACGGAATTAATATAAAGGACATATCGCCAGATGCGTTAACCTCGGAAATGGCGGTGGTGTTTCAGGATGTTTATCTCCTTCAAGATACAATTTTGAATAATATTAAGGTTGGTAATCCAAATGCATCTATGGAAGAAGTGACTTCTGCGGCAAAAGCGGCACATTGCCATGAATTTATAATAAAATTGGAGAAGGGTTATGACACGATGGTAGGAGAAGGTGGTTCTACACTGTCAGGAGGAGAGAAGCAAAGAATATCTATTGCACGTGCTTTGTTGAAAGATGCCCCCATAGTCTTATTGGACGAAACAACATCAAGCTTAGACGCCGATAATGAAAGGGAAATCCAGAAAGCGTTTGATACACTGATGAAAGGAAAAACTGTTCTGGTAATCGCCCACAGGCTAAACACGATTGTAAATGCTGATAATATAATAGTGCTTGAAAAAGGCAAAATTAAGGAATCAGGTACTCACAATCAATTAATACGACAGAATGGCTGGTATTCGAGAATGGTCGCTGAACAGCAGTTGGCTGAACAGTGGTCTGTAAAGAAGTGA
- a CDS encoding HAD family hydrolase yields MEIGAVLFDLDGTLTDSGPGIINGVQYALEKFGIASGDPSELKAFVGPPLLSQFQAYCSFSLEESRRAVEYYREYYRETGLYENEVYEGIPELLEALKKAGRKIFMATSKPQEFAEKIAGHFGLARYFDFIGGSLMDGRRVRKSEVIEYVLDSCHMADRGQAIMVGDRDYDIIGAKEAGVRSMGVLYGYGNMEELKKAGADVVVETPREAAEYILGSL; encoded by the coding sequence ATGGAGATAGGAGCGGTTTTATTTGACTTAGACGGAACTCTGACAGATTCAGGGCCGGGAATTATCAATGGTGTCCAGTATGCCCTGGAGAAATTTGGCATTGCTTCGGGGGATCCTTCAGAGCTAAAAGCCTTTGTGGGCCCGCCCTTGCTCAGCCAGTTTCAGGCATACTGCAGTTTTTCCCTAGAAGAGAGCAGGCGTGCCGTAGAATATTACAGAGAATATTACCGGGAGACCGGACTCTATGAAAATGAAGTCTATGAAGGGATACCAGAGCTTTTAGAGGCCCTTAAAAAGGCTGGCAGGAAGATATTCATGGCCACCTCGAAACCCCAGGAGTTTGCCGAAAAGATTGCGGGGCATTTTGGATTGGCCAGGTATTTTGACTTTATCGGCGGGAGCCTGATGGACGGCAGGAGAGTCAGGAAATCAGAGGTAATAGAGTATGTGCTGGATTCCTGCCACATGGCAGACAGAGGACAGGCTATCATGGTGGGAGACAGGGATTATGATATTATCGGTGCAAAGGAGGCCGGGGTACGTTCCATGGGAGTCCTTTATGGATATGGCAATATGGAAGAATTAAAAAAGGCGGGGGCCGATGTGGTTGTAGAGACGCCCAGGGAAGCAGCAGAATATATTTTGGGAAGTCTATAG
- the tpiA gene encoding triose-phosphate isomerase gives MARKKIIAGNWKMNKTPSEAVALVEELKPLVATEDADVVFCVPAIDIVPVVEAAKGTNIQVGAENMYFEESGAYTGEISPAMLVDAGVKYVVLGHSERREYFCETNEDVNKKVLKALEHGITPIMCCGESLEQREQGVTMDFIRQQVKVGLQGVTADQAKTVVIAYEPIWAIGTGKTATTEQAQEVCAGIRACVAEVYDEATAEAIRIQYGGSVNAATAPELFAQADIDGGLVGGASLKADFGKIVNYK, from the coding sequence ATGGCAAGGAAGAAAATAATAGCAGGTAACTGGAAGATGAATAAGACTCCAAGCGAGGCTGTTGCGCTGGTGGAGGAGTTAAAGCCGCTGGTGGCTACAGAGGATGCAGACGTGGTTTTCTGTGTGCCGGCTATTGACATTGTGCCTGTTGTGGAGGCCGCAAAGGGGACAAACATCCAGGTTGGGGCAGAAAATATGTATTTCGAGGAAAGCGGAGCTTATACGGGCGAGATTTCCCCTGCAATGCTTGTAGATGCAGGCGTAAAGTATGTGGTTCTTGGGCATTCTGAGAGAAGGGAATATTTCTGTGAGACGAATGAGGATGTAAACAAGAAGGTACTTAAAGCACTTGAGCATGGCATTACACCTATTATGTGCTGTGGTGAGTCTTTGGAGCAGAGAGAGCAGGGCGTGACAATGGACTTTATCCGCCAGCAGGTGAAAGTTGGGCTCCAGGGCGTAACTGCTGACCAGGCGAAGACAGTTGTGATTGCATATGAACCCATCTGGGCAATCGGCACAGGTAAGACGGCTACGACCGAGCAGGCTCAGGAAGTATGCGCAGGAATCCGTGCATGTGTGGCAGAGGTATATGATGAGGCAACGGCGGAGGCAATCCGTATTCAGTATGGCGGTTCCGTAAATGCAGCCACTGCACCAGAATTATTCGCACAGGCAGATATTGACGGCGGCTTGGTGGGAGGAGCTTCCCTGAAGGCTGACTTTGGCAAGATTGTGAACTATAAATAA
- a CDS encoding TetR/AcrR family transcriptional regulator — protein MKKESKIETDLINALETLMYDIPYEDISIKQIIVTAKVARCTFYRHYKNKEALLNRLCQVIIHDFSTELFDKGWETLYDTAIAYFSFWKAHKDFVEMLRKNKLLYYFLDNYDNLMFNVSKEVKYNDNELDGFSFSPKIRYHFFFGMNGLWGIANRWLMYGCKESPEELTQYIIAYIVESYEIEPDCQYYEKNKKYPYVPCYIKTGYEK, from the coding sequence ATGAAAAAAGAATCCAAAATTGAAACCGACTTAATCAATGCACTCGAGACTCTGATGTACGATATTCCTTATGAAGATATATCTATCAAACAAATCATAGTTACAGCAAAAGTTGCCCGGTGCACTTTTTACAGGCATTATAAGAATAAAGAGGCTTTATTAAACCGTTTATGCCAAGTGATCATACACGATTTTTCAACAGAACTATTTGACAAAGGATGGGAGACTTTATACGATACTGCTATTGCCTATTTCTCCTTTTGGAAAGCGCATAAGGATTTCGTCGAAATGCTAAGAAAAAATAAACTATTATATTACTTTCTCGACAATTACGACAATTTGATGTTCAATGTATCAAAAGAAGTTAAATATAATGACAACGAATTAGATGGGTTTTCTTTTTCTCCTAAAATCCGTTATCACTTTTTCTTTGGAATGAATGGATTATGGGGAATTGCAAACAGATGGTTAATGTATGGATGTAAAGAAAGTCCAGAAGAACTTACCCAGTACATAATTGCTTATATTGTTGAATCTTATGAGATTGAACCTGATTGTCAATATTATGAAAAAAACAAAAAATATCCCTATGTCCCATGCTATATAAAAACTGGATATGAAAAGTAA
- the gpmI gene encoding 2,3-bisphosphoglycerate-independent phosphoglycerate mutase: MSKKPTVLMILDGYGLNDNTAGNAVAEGRTPVMDKLMADYPFVKGNASGMAVGLPEGQMGNSEVGHLNMGAGRIVYQDLTKITKAIQDGDFFENKALLEACENVKKNDSALHMFGLVSDGGVHSHIEHIYGLLELAKRQDIKKVYVHCFLDGRDTPPASGKSYVEQLEAKMKELGTGEVASVMGRYYAMDRDNRWDRVEKAYRALVHGQGETANSGPAGIQASYDADTTDEFVLPTVVLKDGKPVATIQNHDSVIFFNFRPDRAREITRTFCDEEFGGFDRGERIKTTFVCFTEYDVTIANKLVAFVKDEITNTFGEFLAANHMTQARIAETEKYAHVTFFFNGGVEEPNKGEDRILVKSPKVATYDLKPEMSAYEVCDKLTEAIKSGKYDVIIINFANPDMVGHTGVEAAAIKAIEAVDECVGKAVDALKAVDGQMFICADHGNAEQLIDEETGEPFTAHTTNPVPFILVNADPAYKLREGGCLADIAPTLIELMGMEQPKEMTGKSLLIK; the protein is encoded by the coding sequence ATGAGTAAGAAACCAACAGTATTGATGATTTTAGACGGTTATGGATTAAATGATAATACAGCCGGCAATGCAGTGGCAGAGGGCCGCACACCGGTTATGGATAAATTGATGGCAGACTATCCTTTTGTGAAAGGGAATGCCAGCGGCATGGCAGTTGGGCTCCCTGAGGGGCAAATGGGGAATTCCGAGGTAGGGCACCTGAATATGGGGGCAGGCCGCATTGTATATCAGGATCTGACTAAGATTACAAAGGCGATCCAGGATGGAGATTTCTTTGAAAATAAAGCGCTTCTTGAGGCTTGCGAGAATGTGAAAAAAAATGATTCTGCACTGCACATGTTTGGCCTTGTGTCCGACGGCGGCGTCCACAGCCATATTGAACATATATATGGACTGCTGGAGCTGGCAAAACGCCAGGACATTAAAAAGGTATATGTGCATTGCTTCCTGGACGGACGTGATACGCCTCCGGCCTCCGGAAAGTCATATGTGGAGCAGCTGGAAGCAAAAATGAAAGAGTTGGGCACAGGAGAGGTTGCCAGTGTCATGGGACGTTACTATGCCATGGATCGAGACAACCGCTGGGACCGTGTGGAGAAGGCCTACAGGGCCCTGGTACATGGCCAGGGAGAGACAGCCAACTCAGGCCCGGCCGGCATCCAGGCTTCCTATGATGCTGATACAACAGATGAATTTGTACTTCCTACGGTTGTCTTGAAGGATGGAAAACCAGTGGCCACTATCCAGAATCACGATTCTGTAATTTTCTTTAATTTCCGTCCGGACAGGGCAAGGGAGATTACAAGGACTTTCTGTGACGAGGAGTTTGGCGGCTTTGACAGGGGGGAGCGTATTAAGACAACATTTGTCTGCTTTACAGAGTATGATGTGACAATAGCAAATAAGCTTGTTGCCTTTGTGAAAGATGAGATAACTAATACATTCGGAGAGTTTCTGGCGGCTAACCATATGACACAGGCGCGCATTGCGGAGACAGAGAAGTATGCGCATGTTACTTTCTTCTTTAATGGGGGAGTGGAGGAGCCAAATAAAGGGGAGGACCGGATTTTAGTGAAGTCCCCCAAGGTGGCCACTTATGACCTGAAGCCGGAGATGAGCGCCTATGAGGTGTGTGATAAACTGACTGAGGCCATTAAGTCAGGCAAATATGATGTGATTATCATAAATTTCGCCAATCCAGATATGGTAGGGCATACAGGCGTAGAGGCGGCGGCCATTAAAGCTATCGAGGCTGTGGATGAGTGCGTCGGAAAGGCCGTGGACGCGTTGAAGGCTGTGGACGGGCAGATGTTTATCTGTGCAGACCATGGCAATGCTGAGCAGCTGATTGATGAAGAGACAGGCGAACCATTTACTGCACATACCACAAACCCGGTTCCGTTTATCCTTGTGAACGCAGATCCGGCCTATAAGCTGAGGGAGGGCGGATGCCTTGCGGATATTGCCCCCACTTTAATTGAGCTGATGGGAATGGAACAGCCAAAGGAGATGACAGGGAAATCCCTGCTCATAAAATAA
- a CDS encoding energy-coupling factor transporter transmembrane component T codes for MKLDIRTKTVILLTVSICTFVVNSIWMELACMVIIGGIQLSFGKKMVSKYLILVYLAMLATQCFVLPVIPEMAQVILSIPVVQFRKMMPLAMVFLLIIRTTKVNELIATLTKMKAPRSATVTLAVTLRYFPAIVEEWRYIKDAMKLRYVTAGEKNPFMKIIRGAECYIVPLLISASKTADELAAAAITRGIENPAERTCRGYHKFSLEDYVIAGFCIIAAATTCVLKVVRIW; via the coding sequence ATGAAACTGGATATTCGAACCAAAACAGTTATATTGCTGACGGTAAGTATATGTACGTTTGTGGTAAACAGCATATGGATGGAATTGGCATGTATGGTGATCATTGGAGGCATACAATTATCTTTTGGGAAAAAAATGGTGAGTAAATATTTAATACTGGTGTATTTGGCAATGCTGGCCACACAGTGTTTTGTACTTCCTGTTATTCCGGAAATGGCGCAGGTCATACTTTCGATCCCTGTTGTCCAATTCAGAAAAATGATGCCGTTAGCAATGGTGTTCCTATTGATTATCAGAACAACCAAGGTAAACGAACTGATCGCCACGTTAACAAAGATGAAAGCGCCCAGATCGGCTACGGTAACTTTGGCCGTAACATTGAGATATTTTCCAGCTATTGTGGAGGAATGGAGATACATAAAGGATGCTATGAAATTACGTTATGTGACGGCAGGTGAAAAAAATCCTTTTATGAAAATTATACGGGGAGCGGAATGCTATATTGTTCCGCTTCTCATATCAGCATCAAAGACTGCGGACGAACTGGCGGCGGCAGCAATTACGAGAGGTATTGAAAATCCGGCAGAAAGAACCTGCAGGGGTTACCATAAGTTTAGTCTGGAAGATTATGTTATTGCCGGGTTCTGCATAATTGCTGCTGCTACAACATGTGTTCTGAAGGTGGTTAGGATATGGTAA